Genomic DNA from Naumovozyma dairenensis CBS 421 chromosome 11, complete genome:
AATGCTAAAGATAATACCAAGTCGATATCTGAAGGTGAACAGAAATTACAAACGTATTTGGATATGTTTCCTACAATTGCTAAATCTTTCATAAAATCTGCCTATAAAAGATATCATAATTCTAAACCTCACATaagtgatgatgaattgattactgaattattgaatttcgaattattatcatcagaAGATGCAAAGGCacaaaaaattatacaaaatcaaataaaattgaagaagaatgatACTACTATGAACATGAAAATTGGGAAAAAAAATCCTTGGAATTCTGTATCGGATAATATACAAACAATTATACAGTTTACCATGGTCTCAAGGGATGTGGCAAGTAGATACCTTTTCCACAATCAAATGAATCCTGTCTTGGCCATCAtagatattatattcaattatactaatactactatagaaaaaaatcaaaacttACATCAAAAGGTGGAAGGAAAAGAAGCTCCTGCTACCATTTCAAGCACGTTTATTAGAAATAAGGCCAATTATGGTCGTGTTCAGTCGAATAATGGGTTTGCTCATTTATCTACTAAGACGCAACAACAAAGgtcaaaatcaaattcttctCGAACGATACCGGAAAAAAAGATTAGCAACGAGGAGGTTATATTATCGACATTCGTGCCTTCACAAGAAACGGGAAAACCATTTAGATATTCTGCAAATGATCCAAAtgtaattgaattaaattcaataattaatgatgattcGAATTTACcattaaaatcaataaatccACTATTCTATAAAAACTGCCTACGATTTTTCAACGGTGACATCAATAAAATCATACCGCTAGCTTTATTCATaattaaagataatttAGCTAACGCTACTTTCATTCATAACCTAggaacaaaagaaaataacgTCAATCCTAATGATGATACCTCTAACtataaattcattgaagtgacctcttcttcttcgaaAAGGAAAGCAACGAAAAAACATAAATCGACATCAAGATCAAATAGTGCTGAcaatctttcaatatcaacGCCTCTGCAGCAGCCCAACAACTTCAAAGACTACCAAAGGGAAGGTCTTCAAATGATTTCCAACTTATTCGAAACATATACTTTGGATTTCCATGGGTTTCAATCATCAGATgcaataaatatattaaaattaggTTTGAATAAATGGTGGAGCAAAGAATTACTGGAAAGGGAAATTAACTCcaagaaatattcaattaccaaatcaaataaagtgatttatttgaaacCCTTGACTTTGATAACAGGGAGAGGGCTACATAGTGTTGGTGGGGTACCAAGAATTAAAATTCAAgtgaagaaatatttgaatcaaaataattttgtttattgGGAAGAGCCTTCATTCTTTATAGTTGAGGGGAAAAGGCAGAAATAGACGcatactatatatatatacacaTTCTTTTATAGACAATTCCTTGTACTACTACATATTGTAACTTTAATGGGAAACCTATGCAACCACCATCATCACCAACCATCACTTCTTTGTGTTATTTCCATGTTTATAAAGACATATTACAGACATCTTTATGTGTCTTTTCTTAATGTCTTTGAAACTGGAAAACACGAAAACGCGAAATTCTCATTCTGTAAACTAACAAACTAGgaatgtatatatttaagaAGGTGAACAAGAACCGTCAtcatgaataataaaagtaGCCAAAGCTGAACTATAAGAGACTATATCACATACCTAACATTCCCCGACAAATATctaattgaaaatttgacAATGGATTACATGAATCTGGGGATCAAATCCCGTAAAACGGGATTGAACGTCAAAAATGATATCAAGAAGGATGAATATAGTATGGAAAATCTTGATGATTTCTTCcaagataatgatacaaCTAATTTATCAGataaaaatcaaagaagtaaaaaaaggaaaagaaattcttCGTTACTATcatttcaatcaattcaaaatggtgaaaatatattaccCTCTGATTTAATTAACTCTCCAACTCCATCTCGAAATGCTATATTGAATGTTGACGAAAAGGAAAACGATGACAGTTCAAGATTTAAAAGACCAACAAGGACTTCAATCTTAAGTCAAGCCACTGATAACAACCTCTAcgataataattataataataatgatgatgctgataACGTATTAGGAACAATTCAAGAAGgaaatgatgatggtaaTTATATGGCAGAACGGAGATTATCTGACATTTCGAACagaaggaaaagaagatCAACTTTCTTTAGAAACAGATTCGATAGCATTAATACACagaaatcaaatgataTCGATACTACGAGCATAGtgaatgaaaaatcataCCCTGTAAATAATTACCTTCAAGATGACGATGACGCGATGCCTGCGTTAACTGAAAGTGAAATGGACAATACAGTGGATAATACTTCTTTGAATACTTCCGATAATTATGTATTGGAggatgaattagaaactgATGAAGATAGAAGTTATATTCATGGTCCATCATCAGACCTCGATTCAAACGGAAGCGGATCATCCAATAGCGACGATGACGATCATAAAGAGCTGAattatgataatataaaaacTGATTCCTATGGACTATATGACTCTGAATCGGATGATGACGCGGGTGCGAATAAAAGTATTCTCGAGCAAGCCTCACAAGTAGTTAATGATGACTCGTTGGTAAAGTCTGATGGATTAAGACGATCCACAAGGGTGAAAATCCCAACTTTAGATTACTGgagaaatgaaaaagtaatatatactagaaaatcaattaaacCTGTGTTAGAAATTTCTAAAATTGTTACCTTCGATGAAGaatctgatgaagaagaagaaagtagtaaaaagaagaaaagcCGGCTACGTAATCAAATCTCCGATGCTCCAATCGGTACAGTTGATGATAGAGGCGAACAAAAGGAACCGACCATAACGGTAAAAAATAAGACTAGATCTAAACTTGATAAGAATATCATAGGACAAGTACGTTCTGGTGAAGTAATAGAAGCACAGTGGCTTAAGAATGGTATATTACAAGGTGATGTCAAAGTCACCAAAAATCGAATGAGTCTAGAGACTCTTGCGTTTGCACCCAATATTTCACAGTCAGAAATAACTCAGGAAACAATAGATGagaaattttcattagaaataatgtttgataaatataagAAACATTTTGCTAGTGGGAAGCTAAGACTGCCGAAAAACGGTAATAGAAACCCTACCGACTCCTTAAATACCTTTATGACGTTTTATTTGATCCAAGGTACAGTCACCGTTAATATTGGCGAAACTACATTCGTTGCAACTACTGGCTCAACGTTCCAGATACCAgcatataataaatattcctTTACAAATATTGGGAATAACGAAGCTAAAATGTTTTTTGTCCAAGTTTGTGTTTCCGATGAAGAGTTGATTTCCACATATACCAACGATGATGCAGACGCTTTATCCAGCAGTAGCCATACTAGTAGTAACATACGATCTCCTCAAATGCGAGTACATCGAAGATCCAGCTCACCAGTGCGTTCCAGAAGGACTAGCGACAGCTTATCATCGACATCTGCATCTCTTCAGTGAATAGTTAAATCTCAGACTCAAATACAATGCAATATTCTACTTAATATATTCGATAGACTACATATTCGACCAGGGACCATCACAAAGGCTTTATACATACAGAACTCTCATAACAAATGACATTTCGAGCGATTGGGTtctaaataaaaaaattacaatgtatctttataataatataatataatataatataatatgataaATCTTAAATcgtgaaaaataaaatatattcatgtGTCCAATTTCTTCTCCATTCCCCATTCATAAAATCAATGGCTTTATCCGTAAATGCAGAATATATTATCCTAATGAATTTCCTCCGTTCTTGAATTAatcaatcaaattcatcatctttatcatcatccatttttttcatacGTGCCAACTTAACTAATGGTGCCAATGATTCATTTGCATCAGCATATTCCGTTATAAAGACATCTTCTAAAAGTTCTGTCGCTGAAGCTCTTTGATCTGGATTTACACTTAAACACCAATCAAGGAAATGTTTCAGCACATCACTCAATTTTTCTCgttctttcaattcaggGGTACCATTTGTAGCAATTAGATATAAGGCTCTTAGTGGTGTTTCATTTAGATATGGAGGTTCACCTTCAATCATTTCAATAATCATAATACCTAGTGACCAAATATCTACTTTGGGACCATATTCTTTCCTCGAGACAACTTCCGGTGCCATCCAATATGGAGTACCAACCATCGTAGTCCTTTTCAAAGTAGTTTCATTAACTTGTGCACAAAACCCGAAATCTgtcaatttaatattaccattaattgataataaaatattatcagaTTTAATATCTCTGTGTAACACACCTTTGGAATGAAGGAATTGAAGGCCTGATAACGTTTCTCTGCAAACAGCACCAATTTGCCCTTCAGTCAATATACAATGAGTCACTACATCTGTTAAGGATCCACCTTCCATATATTCCATAATGACCCATAAATCACCATCTAAAAGATACGAGTCAATAAAATTGACAATATTTGGATGTTTACTTCCCTTCATGACTAAGATCtcattaattattaattcCTTCTTTGGTTGCTTTTCTAGATTCATTTGTTTGATAGCAATGGATTCATTCGTACTGACATCATTGGCAATATAAACACCACCTGATGCACCTTGGCCAATCTTAACTAGATTAGTATATAATTTACTTGGATCACCCGGTGAACATATCTCCGCCAATTTCGCATATAGTTGTCTCTTACgattttctctttctattcttttcttctcaCTAACATGTCTTGAGGCTTCtcttgatatatttttctcatTTGTTAAAGTATTATCAGTTCGAGGGATTGGTGGTATCTTTGTTTCAATACTGGTATCATTATCTTGTTTCTGTTGAAGAGTTGGTGGAGGTAATGGAGGTAATGGttgtttttcctttttatttAGTGTTTGTATTTGTGATGAAGA
This window encodes:
- the CUE2 gene encoding Cue2p (similar to Saccharomyces cerevisiae CUE2 (YKL090W); ancestral locus Anc_2.494), which codes for MKNDAYNHETMNHNVDEVETIPNEHTDDDQLLSTLISMFPNKPIEILRNSLKSADNDIELAISILLSGNNANASASASASANANANAKDNTKSISEGEQKLQTYLDMFPTIAKSFIKSAYKRYHNSKPHISDDELITELLNFELLSSEDAKAQKIIQNQIKLKKNDTTMNMKIGKKNPWNSVSDNIQTIIQFTMVSRDVASRYLFHNQMNPVLAIIDIIFNYTNTTIEKNQNLHQKVEGKEAPATISSTFIRNKANYGRVQSNNGFAHLSTKTQQQRSKSNSSRTIPEKKISNEEVILSTFVPSQETGKPFRYSANDPNVIELNSIINDDSNLPLKSINPLFYKNCLRFFNGDINKIIPLALFIIKDNLANATFIHNLGTKENNVNPNDDTSNYKFIEVTSSSSKRKATKKHKSTSRSNSADNLSISTPLQQPNNFKDYQREGLQMISNLFETYTLDFHGFQSSDAINILKLGLNKWWSKELLEREINSKKYSITKSNKVIYLKPLTLITGRGLHSVGGVPRIKIQVKKYLNQNNFVYWEEPSFFIVEGKRQK
- the MIF2 gene encoding Mif2p (similar to Saccharomyces cerevisiae MIF2 (YKL089W); ancestral locus Anc_2.495) — protein: MDYMNLGIKSRKTGLNVKNDIKKDEYSMENLDDFFQDNDTTNLSDKNQRSKKRKRNSSLLSFQSIQNGENILPSDLINSPTPSRNAILNVDEKENDDSSRFKRPTRTSILSQATDNNLYDNNYNNNDDADNVLGTIQEGNDDGNYMAERRLSDISNRRKRRSTFFRNRFDSINTQKSNDIDTTSIVNEKSYPVNNYLQDDDDAMPALTESEMDNTVDNTSLNTSDNYVLEDELETDEDRSYIHGPSSDLDSNGSGSSNSDDDDHKELNYDNIKTDSYGLYDSESDDDAGANKSILEQASQVVNDDSLVKSDGLRRSTRVKIPTLDYWRNEKVIYTRKSIKPVLEISKIVTFDEESDEEEESSKKKKSRLRNQISDAPIGTVDDRGEQKEPTITVKNKTRSKLDKNIIGQVRSGEVIEAQWLKNGILQGDVKVTKNRMSLETLAFAPNISQSEITQETIDEKFSLEIMFDKYKKHFASGKLRLPKNGNRNPTDSLNTFMTFYLIQGTVTVNIGETTFVATTGSTFQIPAYNKYSFTNIGNNEAKMFFVQVCVSDEELISTYTNDDADALSSSSHTSSNIRSPQMRVHRRSSSPVRSRRTSDSLSSTSASLQ